In Paraburkholderia caribensis, a single window of DNA contains:
- a CDS encoding CobD/CbiB family protein, whose amino-acid sequence MTFFSVLLALIIEQMRALSPNNPVSALLQYHAESTAHGFDAGKEKHGILAWLVVVLPWTLVTGLIYFVLYEIHFVLAFLWNVAVLYFTLGFRQFSHYFTDIHLSLNNDDVPRAREILNEWTGLDTVDMPVSEIVRHTLIHAVVASHRHVFGVFFWFLIPVGPAGAVLYRTAEYLARTWSKPVDDRTAAFSTFAQRAFFVIDWIPSRLTSMGFAIVGNFEDAIYAWRNHARQWPDPNDGVLLAAGSGALGARLAGPLAEVSSLDALATGDGGPMPVGDDCTPRTLQSAVGLVWRAVILWMILLLMLTIAVWLA is encoded by the coding sequence ATGACTTTTTTCTCCGTATTGTTGGCCCTCATCATCGAACAGATGCGCGCGCTGTCGCCGAACAATCCGGTGTCGGCGCTCCTTCAATACCATGCGGAATCGACGGCGCACGGCTTCGATGCCGGCAAGGAGAAGCACGGCATCCTCGCGTGGCTGGTCGTCGTGCTGCCGTGGACGCTCGTCACCGGCCTGATCTATTTCGTGCTGTACGAGATCCACTTCGTGCTCGCGTTCCTCTGGAACGTTGCGGTGCTGTACTTCACGCTCGGCTTTCGCCAGTTCAGCCACTACTTCACCGACATCCATCTGTCGCTGAACAACGATGACGTGCCGCGCGCGCGTGAAATTCTCAATGAGTGGACGGGCCTCGATACCGTCGATATGCCCGTCAGCGAAATCGTCCGGCACACGCTGATTCATGCCGTCGTCGCATCGCATCGGCATGTGTTCGGCGTGTTCTTCTGGTTCCTGATTCCTGTCGGTCCGGCGGGCGCGGTGCTGTATCGCACGGCTGAGTATCTGGCGCGCACCTGGTCGAAGCCTGTCGACGACCGGACGGCTGCGTTCTCCACCTTCGCGCAACGCGCGTTCTTCGTGATCGACTGGATTCCGTCGCGTCTGACTTCGATGGGCTTTGCGATCGTCGGCAACTTCGAAGACGCGATCTACGCGTGGCGCAACCATGCGCGCCAATGGCCCGACCCGAACGACGGCGTGCTGCTCGCCGCCGGCAGCGGCGCGCTGGGTGCGCGTCTCGCGGGCCCGCTCGCTGAGGTATCGAGCCTCGACGCGCTGGCAACGGGCGACGGCGGCCCGATGCCCGTCGGCGACGACTGCACGCCGCGCACGCTGCAATCGGCGGTGGGCCTGGTATGGCGGGCTGTGATCCTGTGGATGATCCTGCTGCTGATGCTGACGATCGCCGTCTGGCTCGCCTGA
- a CDS encoding CoA pyrophosphatase: MTAPSRPSRPVFDPESLPVEPADIDLPAIAPERLTPDGLRARFEQNVPWEQETREVRWRETGDPRVAAVLVALVVRDGGLTVLLTQRTAHLNDHAGQVSFPGGRHEPHDATTTATALREAQEEVGLDPSRVEVLGALPEYLTGTGFRVTPVVGLVHPPFTVQADTFEVAEIFEVPLGFLMDPKNHEVRVLSWEGGERRFFAMPYPRGEVGGDYFIWGATAGMLRNFYRFLAA; the protein is encoded by the coding sequence TTGACCGCGCCTTCCCGTCCCTCCCGTCCCGTTTTTGATCCCGAAAGCTTGCCTGTTGAACCGGCGGATATCGATCTGCCTGCCATCGCGCCAGAGCGCCTGACGCCGGACGGCCTGCGCGCACGCTTCGAGCAAAACGTGCCATGGGAGCAGGAGACGCGCGAAGTGCGGTGGCGCGAAACAGGCGATCCCCGCGTCGCCGCCGTGCTGGTGGCGCTCGTCGTGCGTGACGGCGGCTTGACCGTGCTGCTCACGCAGCGCACCGCGCATCTGAACGATCACGCGGGGCAGGTGAGTTTCCCCGGCGGCCGTCACGAGCCTCACGACGCCACCACGACGGCAACTGCCTTGCGCGAAGCGCAGGAAGAAGTCGGCCTCGATCCGTCGCGCGTCGAGGTGCTGGGCGCGTTGCCCGAATACCTGACGGGCACGGGTTTTCGCGTGACGCCCGTGGTCGGTCTCGTGCATCCGCCGTTCACAGTGCAGGCAGATACGTTCGAGGTAGCGGAGATTTTCGAAGTCCCACTAGGCTTTTTGATGGACCCGAAGAATCACGAGGTCCGCGTGCTGAGTTGGGAAGGCGGCGAGCGTCGTTTTTTTGCAATGCCGTATCCGCGCGGCGAGGTAGGCGGCGATTACTTCATCTGGGGCGCAACGGCGGGCATGTTGCGCAATTTCTATCGCTTCCTCGCCGCATGA
- the rimM gene encoding ribosome maturation factor RimM (Essential for efficient processing of 16S rRNA) produces MSERDSDSSGRAKAKTQPGARASFGAFVRKPVERAAANAATAEAAQGMQAESAESWPDDAVEVGAIVDAYGLKGWVKVAAHADAGQGGDALLSAKRWWLEKGRERKSAPRLQSKVHGDSIVAQLGGLADRDAAFAMRGHRVYVRRSDFPALGTDEFYWVDLLGLDVVNEAGVELGKVADLIDNGAQSVLRIEYPATGKDGEPVTGERLIPFVGVFIKTVDQAAKKIIVDWEADY; encoded by the coding sequence ATGTCGGAGCGTGATTCGGATAGTTCAGGACGCGCCAAGGCGAAAACACAGCCTGGCGCGCGAGCGTCGTTTGGCGCGTTTGTCCGCAAGCCGGTCGAACGGGCCGCGGCGAATGCCGCAACGGCCGAAGCTGCGCAAGGCATGCAGGCTGAATCGGCGGAAAGCTGGCCCGACGACGCTGTCGAAGTCGGCGCAATCGTCGATGCATACGGTCTCAAAGGCTGGGTGAAGGTGGCCGCGCATGCGGACGCCGGTCAGGGCGGCGACGCCTTGCTCAGTGCCAAACGCTGGTGGCTCGAGAAGGGCCGCGAGCGCAAATCGGCGCCCCGCCTGCAGTCCAAGGTTCATGGCGACAGCATCGTTGCGCAACTCGGCGGCCTGGCTGACCGGGATGCTGCATTCGCGATGCGTGGCCATCGCGTCTACGTGCGTCGCAGCGATTTCCCTGCGCTCGGAACCGACGAATTCTACTGGGTCGACCTGCTGGGCCTCGATGTTGTGAACGAGGCGGGGGTCGAACTCGGCAAGGTTGCAGATCTGATCGACAACGGTGCGCAGTCGGTGTTGCGCATCGAATATCCGGCTACCGGGAAAGACGGCGAGCCGGTCACCGGCGAGCGCCTGATCCCGTTCGTCGGCGTCTTCATCAAAACGGTAGATCAGGCGGCGAAGAAGATCATCGTCGACTGGGAAGCCGATTACTAA
- a CDS encoding NINE protein, with protein sequence MATVATHHSRFRSKTLTAALAFFFGTLGAHRFYLYGLRDVWGWAHLVGTIIGIPGFMLLAATERAAIMGWALAFPGAVSMLAAFLAAIVYGLRPDEKWDAQFNADTGQQSRSGWTVIFVVIFSLLIGAFLLMTGLALSFQTYFESQVEAAKAISQ encoded by the coding sequence ATGGCCACCGTCGCTACGCATCACTCGCGCTTTCGCTCGAAGACCCTCACCGCCGCGCTCGCTTTCTTCTTCGGCACGCTCGGCGCGCACCGCTTCTATCTGTACGGTTTGCGCGACGTGTGGGGTTGGGCGCACCTCGTTGGGACGATCATCGGCATTCCTGGCTTCATGCTGCTCGCCGCCACCGAACGCGCCGCGATCATGGGCTGGGCGCTCGCCTTTCCCGGTGCCGTGTCGATGCTGGCGGCTTTCCTCGCGGCGATCGTCTACGGCCTGCGCCCCGACGAAAAATGGGACGCCCAGTTCAACGCCGACACCGGCCAGCAGAGCCGCTCCGGCTGGACCGTTATCTTCGTCGTGATCTTTTCGCTGCTGATCGGCGCATTCCTGCTAATGACGGGACTCGCGCTGTCGTTCCAGACCTACTTCGAATCGCAAGTCGAGGCCGCAAAAGCGATCTCGCAATAA
- a CDS encoding PA0069 family radical SAM protein, translated as MTDYDRDIPEFPIAPPAPRKGRGAVTNVQGRYEVDQREAVDDGWIAPSEEESGRPALRTQLFEERAKSILTHNQSPDIPFSVSLNPYRGCEHGCIYCFARPTHSYLGLSPGLDFESRIYAKVNAPELLAREMAKKSYVPEPIALGVNTDAWQPVERDLKLTRRVIQVLSEHNQAFAAITKNSLIERDIDLLAPMAAKGLMMAAITITTLDADIARTLEPRAATPARRLRTIRALSEAGIPVGVSIAPVIPFVTEQDMERVLEACAEAGATSASYIVLRLPWEVAPLFKGWLEAHFPDRAERVMNRVRDMRGGKDYDASFSTRMKGEGLWADLLKQRFANAVRRLGLNARNHGILDMSHFKRAESPKPRKPATPDTPDTPQLSLF; from the coding sequence GTGACCGACTACGATCGAGACATTCCCGAATTTCCAATCGCGCCGCCCGCTCCGCGCAAGGGGCGCGGCGCGGTCACGAATGTGCAGGGCCGCTACGAAGTGGACCAGCGCGAGGCCGTCGACGACGGCTGGATCGCGCCGTCGGAAGAGGAAAGCGGGCGTCCCGCGTTGCGCACGCAGCTATTCGAGGAACGCGCCAAAAGCATCCTCACGCACAACCAGTCGCCCGATATTCCGTTCAGCGTGTCGCTGAATCCGTATCGCGGGTGCGAGCATGGCTGTATCTATTGCTTCGCGCGGCCTACGCACAGTTATCTTGGCCTGTCGCCGGGCCTCGACTTCGAAAGCCGGATCTACGCAAAGGTCAACGCGCCGGAACTGCTCGCGCGTGAAATGGCGAAGAAATCCTATGTGCCGGAGCCGATCGCGCTGGGCGTGAATACGGACGCATGGCAACCCGTCGAACGGGATCTCAAGCTGACGCGGCGCGTGATCCAGGTCTTGAGCGAGCACAACCAGGCGTTCGCCGCGATCACCAAGAACTCGCTGATCGAGCGCGATATCGATCTGCTGGCGCCGATGGCCGCGAAAGGGCTGATGATGGCGGCCATCACCATTACGACGCTCGACGCCGACATCGCTCGCACGCTGGAGCCGCGCGCTGCCACGCCCGCGCGGCGGCTCAGGACGATTCGCGCGTTGAGCGAGGCGGGCATCCCGGTGGGTGTGAGCATTGCGCCCGTAATTCCGTTCGTCACCGAGCAGGATATGGAGCGCGTGCTGGAGGCCTGCGCGGAAGCGGGCGCGACGAGCGCGAGCTATATCGTGTTGCGTCTGCCTTGGGAAGTTGCGCCGCTCTTCAAGGGGTGGCTGGAAGCGCATTTCCCCGACCGCGCCGAGCGCGTGATGAATCGCGTGCGCGACATGCGCGGCGGCAAGGACTACGACGCGTCGTTTTCGACGCGTATGAAAGGCGAGGGGCTATGGGCTGATCTGCTCAAGCAGCGTTTTGCGAACGCGGTACGGCGGCTTGGTCTCAATGCGCGCAATCACGGCATTCTCGACATGTCGCATTTCAAGCGCGCCGAGTCACCCAAACCGCGTAAGCCGGCTACGCCGGACACGCCGGACACGCCTCAATTGAGTCTTTTCTGA
- the rpsP gene encoding 30S ribosomal protein S16 has translation MVIIRLARGGSKKRPFYNIVATDSRNRRDGRFIERVGFYNPVATKGESLRIAQDRLTYWQGVGAQLSPTVQRLVKEAQKAQPAA, from the coding sequence ATGGTCATCATCCGCTTGGCTCGTGGCGGCTCGAAGAAGCGCCCTTTCTACAACATCGTCGCAACCGATTCGCGTAACCGTCGTGACGGCCGCTTCATCGAGCGCGTTGGTTTCTACAACCCGGTCGCCACGAAGGGTGAGTCGCTGCGTATCGCTCAAGACCGCCTGACGTACTGGCAAGGCGTTGGCGCGCAACTGTCGCCGACCGTCCAGCGTCTGGTGAAGGAAGCGCAAAAGGCGCAACCGGCTGCTTAA
- a CDS encoding electron transfer flavoprotein subunit alpha/FixB family protein translates to MTILVIAEHDNAALKAATLNTVAAAQKIGGDVHVLVAGHNAQGAADAAAKVAGVAKVLLADAPQLAAGLAENVEATVLNIAKDYSHILAPATAYGKNIAPRIAAKLDVAQISDITAVDSADTFERPIYAGNAIAIVQSADPIKVITVRSTGFDPVAAEGGSASVEKIEAAADTGISQFVSREVTKLDRPELTSANIIVSGGRGLGSGENYTQVLEPLADKLGAAMGASRAAVDAGYVPNDYQVGQTGKIVAPQLYIAVGISGAIQHLAGMKDSKVIVAINKDEEAPIFSVADYGLVGDLFTVVPELVKELG, encoded by the coding sequence ATGACGATTCTGGTAATTGCTGAACACGACAACGCGGCGCTGAAGGCAGCGACGCTGAACACGGTTGCTGCCGCGCAGAAGATCGGCGGCGACGTTCATGTGCTGGTGGCGGGCCACAACGCACAAGGCGCGGCCGATGCGGCGGCGAAAGTGGCGGGCGTGGCGAAGGTGCTGCTCGCCGACGCGCCGCAACTGGCCGCGGGCCTCGCGGAAAACGTCGAGGCGACGGTGCTGAACATCGCGAAGGATTACTCGCACATCCTCGCGCCGGCTACCGCCTACGGCAAGAACATCGCGCCGCGTATCGCGGCGAAGCTCGACGTCGCGCAGATCAGCGACATCACGGCAGTCGATTCGGCCGACACGTTCGAGCGCCCGATCTACGCTGGCAATGCGATCGCGATCGTGCAATCGGCTGATCCCATCAAGGTCATCACGGTTCGCTCGACGGGCTTCGATCCCGTTGCGGCGGAAGGCGGCAGCGCGTCGGTCGAGAAGATCGAAGCGGCAGCCGATACGGGCATCTCGCAGTTCGTCAGCCGCGAAGTGACGAAGCTGGACCGTCCGGAACTGACGTCGGCGAACATCATTGTTTCGGGTGGCCGGGGTCTGGGCAGCGGCGAGAACTACACGCAAGTGCTGGAGCCGCTGGCCGACAAACTCGGCGCGGCCATGGGCGCATCGCGCGCAGCCGTCGACGCTGGCTACGTGCCGAACGACTATCAGGTCGGTCAGACGGGCAAGATCGTTGCGCCGCAGCTGTATATCGCGGTCGGCATCTCGGGCGCGATCCAGCATCTGGCAGGCATGAAGGACTCGAAGGTGATCGTCGCGATCAACAAAGACGAAGAAGCGCCGATTTTCAGCGTCGCGGATTACGGCCTCGTCGGCGATCTGTTCACCGTCGTGCCGGAGCTGGTGAAAGAACTCGGCTGA
- the rplS gene encoding 50S ribosomal protein L19 → MNLIAKLEQEEIERALAGKTIPEFAPGDTVIVSVNVVEGNRKRVQAYEGVVIAKRNRGLNSSFIVRKISSGEGVERTFQTYSPLLASIVVKRRGDVRRAKLYYLRERSGKSARIKEKLVSKDRAAAAQE, encoded by the coding sequence ATGAATCTGATTGCAAAACTCGAGCAGGAAGAAATCGAGCGCGCGCTCGCAGGCAAAACCATCCCCGAATTCGCTCCCGGCGATACGGTGATCGTCAGCGTCAACGTGGTTGAAGGTAACCGCAAGCGCGTTCAGGCTTACGAAGGCGTCGTGATCGCGAAGCGTAATCGTGGCCTCAATTCGTCGTTCATCGTCCGCAAGATTTCGTCGGGCGAAGGCGTCGAGCGTACGTTCCAGACGTATTCGCCGCTGCTGGCAAGCATCGTCGTCAAGCGTCGTGGCGATGTGCGTCGTGCGAAGCTGTACTACCTGCGCGAACGTTCGGGCAAGTCGGCTCGAATCAAAGAAAAGCTGGTGTCGAAAGACCGCGCTGCAGCTGCTCAAGAGTAA
- a CDS encoding D-amino acid dehydrogenase, which translates to MRVVVLGSGVVGVTTAYYLARAGHEVTVIDREAGPALETSFANAGQISPGYAAPWAAPGVPLKAVKWMFQKHAPLAIRLDGTQFQLQWMWQMLQNCTSARYAVNKGRMVRLAEYSRDCLQALRAETGIQYEGRTGGTLQLFRTQQQLDGAAKDIAVLEDANVPYELLMPGDLARAEPALAATAHKLTGGLRLPGDETGDCQLFTTRLAALAEQLGVKFRYNTPIDALALEGERIAGVKCGSEMVRADSFVVALGSYSTKFLSGVVKIPVYPLKGYSITAPIVNPESAPVSTVLDETYKIAITRFDDRIRVGGMAEIVGFDKKLKQARRETLEMCVNDLFPGGGDTSKATFWTGLRPMTPDGTPIVGRTPVSNLFLNTGHGTLGWTMSCGSGQLLADLISGKRPAIQSGDLSVHRYLGETTGQTRPAYA; encoded by the coding sequence ATGCGAGTCGTCGTTCTGGGCAGTGGCGTCGTTGGGGTTACGACCGCCTATTATCTTGCGCGCGCGGGACACGAAGTCACCGTGATCGACCGCGAAGCGGGCCCTGCGCTCGAAACCAGCTTTGCCAACGCCGGCCAGATTTCGCCGGGCTACGCTGCGCCGTGGGCGGCGCCGGGCGTGCCGCTGAAGGCCGTCAAATGGATGTTCCAGAAACACGCGCCGCTCGCCATCCGGCTCGACGGCACGCAGTTTCAGCTGCAATGGATGTGGCAGATGCTGCAGAACTGCACGTCCGCGCGCTATGCCGTCAACAAGGGCCGCATGGTGCGTCTCGCCGAATACAGCCGTGATTGCCTGCAGGCGCTGCGCGCCGAAACGGGCATCCAGTACGAAGGGCGCACGGGCGGCACGCTGCAACTGTTCCGCACGCAACAGCAACTCGATGGCGCGGCGAAGGACATCGCCGTGCTCGAGGATGCGAACGTGCCGTACGAACTGCTGATGCCGGGCGATCTCGCGCGTGCCGAACCCGCCCTCGCCGCGACAGCGCACAAGCTGACGGGCGGCCTGCGTCTGCCGGGCGACGAAACGGGCGACTGCCAGTTGTTCACGACGCGTCTTGCCGCGCTCGCTGAACAGTTGGGCGTCAAGTTCCGCTACAACACGCCGATCGACGCCCTGGCGCTGGAAGGCGAGCGCATCGCCGGCGTGAAGTGCGGCAGCGAGATGGTGCGCGCGGACAGCTTCGTCGTCGCGCTGGGTTCTTACTCGACGAAGTTCCTGTCGGGCGTCGTCAAGATTCCCGTGTATCCGCTCAAGGGCTACTCGATCACCGCGCCTATCGTCAATCCCGAGTCGGCGCCCGTCTCGACGGTGCTCGACGAGACGTACAAGATCGCGATTACGCGTTTCGACGACCGGATCCGCGTCGGCGGGATGGCGGAGATCGTGGGTTTCGACAAGAAGCTGAAGCAGGCGCGCCGCGAGACGCTCGAAATGTGCGTGAACGACCTGTTCCCCGGCGGCGGCGATACGTCGAAGGCAACGTTCTGGACGGGCCTGCGCCCGATGACGCCGGACGGCACGCCGATCGTCGGCCGCACGCCCGTGTCGAACCTGTTCCTGAACACGGGACACGGCACGCTCGGCTGGACGATGTCGTGCGGCTCAGGCCAACTGCTCGCCGACCTGATCTCGGGCAAGCGTCCGGCGATCCAGTCCGGCGATCTGTCGGTGCATCGCTATCTCGGCGAGACGACGGGGCAGACGCGTCCGGCTTACGCCTGA
- a CDS encoding Lrp/AsnC ligand binding domain-containing protein — MRTQRQPVRALDKLDHKILKILQQDGRIAMKELAEQVGLSVTPCIERVKRMERDGVITGYHARVNPAELGAALLVFVEITLDHKSGNMFDQFRREVQKIPEVLECHLVSGDFDYLIKARIGEMADYRKLLGDILLQLPGAVQSKSYVVMEEIKETLNIAVGE; from the coding sequence ATGCGTACACAGCGTCAGCCCGTTCGAGCGCTCGACAAACTCGATCACAAGATCCTGAAAATCCTCCAGCAGGATGGCCGGATCGCCATGAAGGAACTGGCCGAGCAGGTGGGTCTTTCCGTGACGCCGTGCATCGAGCGCGTCAAGCGCATGGAGCGCGACGGCGTCATTACGGGCTATCACGCGCGCGTGAATCCGGCGGAACTGGGCGCGGCATTGCTGGTGTTCGTCGAGATCACGCTCGATCACAAGAGCGGCAACATGTTCGACCAGTTCCGGCGCGAAGTGCAGAAGATTCCCGAGGTGCTCGAATGCCATCTCGTGTCGGGCGATTTCGACTATCTGATCAAGGCGCGCATCGGCGAAATGGCCGACTACCGAAAGCTGCTTGGCGACATACTCCTGCAACTGCCGGGCGCGGTGCAGTCGAAAAGCTATGTCGTGATGGAAGAAATCAAGGAAACGCTGAACATTGCTGTAGGCGAGTGA
- a CDS encoding acyl-CoA dehydrogenase — protein sequence MSYTAPIKDMMFAMQELAGLDDIAALPGFDDANAETAQAVLEESAKLCGEVLAPLNVEGDRNPSSWKDGHVTATPGFADAFRQFAAGGWQGVQHPVEYEGQGLPKLIATACIEMLNASNLSFALCPLLTDGAIEALLTAGSDAQKKTYVPKLISGEWTGTMNLTEPQAGSDLALVRTRAEPQGDGSFKLFGTKIFITWGEHDMADNIVHLVLARTPDAPEGVKGISLFVVPKFLVNEDGSLGERNDVHCVSIEHKLGIKASPTAMLQFGDHGGAIGHLIGEENRGLEYMFIMMNAARFAVGMQGVAISDRAYQKAVAYAKERVQSRPVDGSAKQAVSIIHHPDVRRMLSTMRALTEGSRALAYVAASHSDLAHRHPDEAKRAEHQAIYEYLVPIVKGWSTELSVDVTSLGVQVHGGMGFIEETGAAQYYRDARILPIYEGTTAIQANDLVGRKTVRDGGAVAKALLAQIAQTVEALKQHKGAAFDSMQTHLSLGHDALQSAVAYVVGNAKRDPNAVFAGSVPYLKLAGIVLGGWQMARAMLAAHEKHAQDASFYSAKIATAQFFAEHVLPQAVALEASITSAKGGEGVLALSEDQF from the coding sequence ATGAGCTACACGGCACCCATCAAGGACATGATGTTCGCGATGCAGGAACTGGCCGGACTGGATGACATCGCCGCGCTGCCCGGCTTTGACGATGCAAACGCTGAAACCGCGCAAGCCGTGCTCGAAGAATCCGCGAAGCTGTGCGGGGAAGTGCTGGCGCCGCTGAACGTCGAAGGCGACAGGAACCCGAGCAGCTGGAAAGACGGCCACGTCACGGCGACGCCCGGTTTCGCCGATGCATTCCGCCAGTTCGCCGCAGGCGGCTGGCAGGGCGTGCAGCATCCCGTCGAATACGAAGGCCAGGGCTTGCCGAAGCTGATCGCAACGGCCTGTATCGAGATGCTGAACGCGTCGAACCTGTCGTTCGCGCTGTGCCCGCTGCTGACGGATGGCGCGATCGAGGCGCTGCTCACGGCAGGCAGCGACGCCCAGAAAAAGACCTACGTGCCGAAGCTGATTTCCGGCGAATGGACGGGCACGATGAACCTCACCGAGCCGCAGGCGGGCTCCGATCTCGCGCTGGTGCGCACGCGCGCCGAGCCGCAGGGCGACGGTTCGTTCAAGCTGTTCGGCACGAAGATTTTCATCACGTGGGGCGAGCACGACATGGCGGACAACATCGTCCACCTCGTGCTCGCGCGTACGCCGGATGCGCCCGAGGGCGTGAAGGGCATTTCGCTGTTCGTCGTGCCGAAGTTTCTCGTCAACGAGGACGGCTCGCTGGGCGAGCGTAACGACGTGCATTGCGTGTCGATCGAACACAAGCTCGGGATCAAGGCGAGCCCGACGGCCATGCTTCAGTTCGGTGATCACGGTGGCGCAATCGGTCACCTGATCGGTGAAGAGAATCGCGGCCTCGAATACATGTTCATCATGATGAACGCGGCGCGGTTTGCGGTCGGCATGCAGGGCGTGGCGATATCGGATCGTGCGTACCAGAAGGCGGTTGCGTACGCGAAGGAGCGCGTGCAGAGCCGGCCGGTTGACGGCTCCGCGAAGCAGGCCGTGTCGATCATTCATCATCCCGACGTGCGCCGCATGCTGTCGACGATGCGCGCACTCACGGAAGGCTCGCGCGCGCTGGCCTACGTCGCGGCCTCGCACAGCGATCTCGCGCACCGCCATCCCGACGAGGCAAAGCGTGCGGAGCATCAGGCGATCTACGAATACCTGGTGCCGATCGTGAAGGGCTGGAGCACGGAGCTGTCGGTGGATGTGACGAGCCTCGGCGTGCAGGTGCATGGCGGCATGGGCTTCATCGAGGAAACGGGGGCGGCGCAGTACTATCGCGACGCGCGCATCCTGCCGATCTACGAAGGCACGACGGCCATCCAGGCGAACGATCTCGTCGGCCGCAAGACGGTGCGTGACGGCGGCGCGGTCGCAAAAGCACTGCTGGCGCAGATTGCGCAGACGGTCGAAGCGCTCAAGCAGCACAAGGGCGCAGCGTTCGATTCGATGCAGACACATCTGTCACTCGGACACGACGCGCTGCAATCGGCCGTGGCGTATGTCGTCGGGAATGCGAAGCGCGATCCGAATGCGGTATTCGCGGGCAGCGTGCCGTATCTGAAGCTTGCGGGCATCGTGCTGGGCGGCTGGCAGATGGCGCGCGCGATGCTGGCGGCGCACGAGAAGCACGCGCAGGACGCGTCGTTTTATAGCGCGAAGATCGCGACCGCGCAGTTCTTCGCGGAACATGTGCTGCCGCAGGCGGTGGCGTTAGAAGCGTCGATCACCAGCGCGAAGGGCGGCGAGGGCGTGCTCGCGCTGTCCGAAGATCAGTTCTGA
- a CDS encoding putative signal transducing protein: MKLMHAPNVVIGQHWINVLAAAGIACELHNRYLSGAIGEIPADQCAPELWLVDERDEALARKLIDAARSGPAIGAPSWRCAQCGELLEAQFTVCWNCGTARDPLDG, encoded by the coding sequence ATGAAGCTCATGCACGCGCCCAACGTCGTGATTGGGCAGCATTGGATCAACGTGCTGGCAGCGGCGGGTATTGCGTGCGAATTGCATAACCGCTATCTGAGCGGCGCGATCGGCGAGATTCCGGCGGATCAGTGCGCGCCCGAGTTATGGCTCGTCGACGAACGCGACGAAGCATTGGCGAGGAAGTTGATCGATGCGGCGCGCAGCGGACCGGCCATCGGCGCGCCCAGCTGGCGCTGCGCACAGTGCGGCGAACTGCTCGAAGCGCAGTTCACCGTGTGCTGGAATTGCGGAACGGCGCGCGATCCGCTGGACGGGTGA
- the trmD gene encoding tRNA (guanosine(37)-N1)-methyltransferase TrmD, which yields MQFDIVTLFPDMFRALTDWGITSRAAKQERYGLRTWNPRDFTTDNYRTIDDRPYGGGPGMVMLAKPLEDAIGAAKAAQAEQGIEGARVVMMSPQGATLNHDKVMRFAAEPGLILLCGRYEAIDQRLIDRVVDEEVSLGDFVLSGGELPAMALIDAVVRHLPGVLNDAQSAVQDSFVDGLLDCPHYTRPEEYDGVRVPDVLLGGHHAEIELWRRREALRNTLVKRPDLIVQARKNKLLSRADEAWLANLAKEAAKH from the coding sequence ATGCAGTTCGATATCGTTACGCTCTTTCCTGACATGTTTCGCGCGCTGACCGACTGGGGTATTACGAGCCGTGCGGCGAAGCAGGAGCGATATGGGTTGCGCACGTGGAATCCGCGTGATTTCACAACCGACAACTACCGCACGATCGACGATCGCCCGTACGGCGGCGGCCCCGGCATGGTGATGCTGGCCAAGCCGCTGGAAGACGCGATCGGCGCCGCGAAGGCGGCGCAGGCGGAGCAGGGCATCGAAGGCGCGCGCGTCGTGATGATGTCGCCGCAAGGCGCCACGCTCAATCACGACAAGGTCATGCGCTTTGCCGCCGAGCCTGGTCTGATTTTGCTGTGCGGGCGCTACGAAGCGATCGATCAACGTCTGATCGACCGCGTCGTCGACGAAGAAGTCAGCCTCGGCGACTTCGTGCTGTCGGGTGGGGAGTTGCCGGCCATGGCGTTGATCGATGCCGTCGTGCGTCATCTGCCGGGTGTGCTGAATGATGCACAATCGGCGGTGCAGGACAGTTTCGTCGATGGCTTGCTCGATTGCCCGCACTACACGCGTCCCGAGGAATACGACGGCGTGCGTGTGCCGGATGTGCTGCTCGGCGGCCATCATGCGGAAATCGAGTTGTGGCGGCGGCGCGAAGCGTTGCGCAATACGCTGGTCAAGCGGCCCGATCTGATCGTTCAGGCCAGAAAGAACAAGTTGTTGAGCCGTGCCGACGAGGCGTGGCTCGCAAATCTCGCCAAGGAAGCAGCGAAGCATTGA